From a single Rutidosis leptorrhynchoides isolate AG116_Rl617_1_P2 chromosome 5, CSIRO_AGI_Rlap_v1, whole genome shotgun sequence genomic region:
- the LOC139849318 gene encoding uncharacterized protein, which yields MAAPKTVKEVQSLTGKLAALTRFLSKAAERQLPFFKTLKGCLKQKSFVWTSEAETAFQEMKKLLKTLPTLTAPIDGEILYLYISVANEAFGSVLIAERDKIQKPVYFVSKPLTGSEINYASIEKFVYALILTSRRLRRYFQGHPVHVLTNMLVKQVLTKPEISGRLALWAVELGAYQISYLPRSSVKGQVLADYLAEMTAELEVINERTTFKPVVEGAGAGLVLASTGGEEHTYALRFNFDVTNNEAEYEALLAGLNIARRMDITKLRAFTDSQLVKYLQLLKELAVWFEHFELAQVPRSQNKKADALRKLAALTFSHFQKQVWVEELPSKSIDNDLMVASIVEEMPNWMEPILQYIRSDILPSDNREARLVRERAPMYIIQNDILYRKSYCGPMMRCVGPIEAEMIIDEVHNGSCALHSGYKIITTKIMRMGYFWPSLYRDVAKIVKRCKSCQRHAPYNRMPRHDMIPVNSPWPLHKWAIDILWPFPAGPGNVKFLIVAIDYFTKWVEAKAKNTGETPFSLVYGSEAVIPAEILAPTHRVANFEEEANDDALGENLNFIEERRLIAAIREANNKQQIAKYYNKRVRALSFDIGEWVLRNNDASRAEKLGKLGPNWEGPYQVVAINLAGSYKLVDVEGRTLPNEWHAALLKRYYA from the exons ATGGCAGCACCAAAAACGGTTAAGGAAGTGCAAAGTCTAACGGGAAAGTTAGCCgcattaacgcgtttcttgtctaaAGCCGCTGAAAGACAATTGCCGTTTTTCAAAACCTTAAAAGGCTGTTTGAAACAAAAAAGCTTTGTTTGGACAAGCGAAGCAGAAACCGCATTTCAAGAAATGAAGaagttgttgaaaactttgcctacgtTAACAGCGCCAATTGATGGCGAAATTCTTTACCTTTATATATCAGTAGCAAAtgaagcttttggctcagttttaATTGCAGAAAGGGATAAAATACAAAAACCTGTGTATTTTGTCAGTAAACCTCTTAcaggaagtgaaataaactatgcgtcGATTGAGAAGTTTGTGTATGCGCTCATATTAACATCGCGAAGGttaagaagatattttcaaggCCATCCAGTGCACGTGTTAACTAATATGCTGGTCaagcaagtcttaacaaaaccagagatatctggtagactcgcgTTGTGGGCAGTAGAGTTAGGTGCTTATCAAATTTCTTACCTTCCGCGCAGCTCTGTAAAGGGACAGGTTTtggcggattatctcgctgaaATGACTGCGGAGTTggaggtgattaatgagcgaacAACGTTTAAACCGGTAGTTG AGGGCGCAGGTGCGGGTTTGGTTTTGGCAAGCACAGGTGGTGAAGAGCATACGTACGCATTGcgttttaattttgatgtgacaaataATGAAGCGGAATATGAAGCGTTACTTGCTGGTTTAAATATTGCGCGGAGAATGGATATCACCAAATTACGAGCATTTACAGATTCGCAGTTAGTG AAATATTTGCAGTTGTTGAAAGAATTGGCAGTTTGGTTCGAACATtttgaactcgcgcaagtgccaagaagtcaaaataagaaggcggatgctttGAGAAAGTTGGCCGCTCTAACGTTTTCCCACTTTCAAAAACAAGTTTGGGTTGAGGAATTACCAAGCAAGTCAATAGATAACGACTTAATGGTGGCATCTATTGTAGAAGAAATGCCTAATTGGATGGAACCAATCTTGCAATACATCCGCAGTGATATTTTGCCAAGTGATAACCGCGAAGCTCGCTTAGTAAGAGAGCGAGCACCAATGTATATCATTCAAAATGACATTTTATATCGCAAATCATATTGTGGTCCAATGATGCGATGTGTGGGCCCAATTGAAGCAGAAATGATCATTGATGAAGTGCATAACGGTTCTTGTGCATTGCATTCAGGCTATAAAATTATCACGACaaaaattatgcggatgggttacttttggccatccctatatcGCGACGTTGCAAAAATTGTTAAGCGTTGTAAAAGCTGTCAAAGACATGCTCCGTATAATCGGATGCCaaggcatgatatgattcctgtcAATTCGCCATGGCCATTACACAAGTGGGCTATTGACATTTTATGGCCATTTCCCGCAGGACCTGGCAATGTCAAATTCCTAATTGTGGCAATTGACTATTTtacaaaatgggttgaagctaaagcg AAAAACACaggggaaacaccttttagtttggtatatggctctgaggcagtaatACCCGCAGAAATTCTTGCGCCAACGCATAGAGTTGCTAACTTCGAGGAAGAAGCAAACGATGATGCATTGGGCGAAAATTTGAATTTCATCGAAGAGCGAAGGTTAATAGCTGCTATCAGAGAAGCAAATAATAAACAACAAATCGCCAAATATTATAATAAAAGGGTGCGTGCTTTATCTTTCGATATAGGCGAGTGGGTACTGCGAAATAACGATGCAAGTagagcagaaaagcttggcaaaTTAGGACCTAATTGGGAGGGTCCTTATCAAGTTGTGGCAATTAATTTAGCAGGTTCATATAAGCTCGTAGATGTGGAAGGGCGAACTTTACCTAATGAATGGCATGCCGCTTTATTAAAGCGATACTATGCGTAA